A genome region from Vicia villosa cultivar HV-30 ecotype Madison, WI unplaced genomic scaffold, Vvil1.0 ctg.000011F_1_1, whole genome shotgun sequence includes the following:
- the LOC131621867 gene encoding serine/threonine-protein kinase-like protein ACR4 has product MGFSKKQFSTYLLNTILFKVVVFSWLWLHVTSLGSMSSIAVSYGDKGSAFCGLKSDGSHTVTCYGFNSAIVYGTPSHFPFIGLTSGDGFVCGLLMSSNQPYCWGSSSHIEMGVPQPMVKGAQYLEISAGDYHVCGLRKPLTGRFRNISFVDCWGYNMTNNYVFDGQIQSISAGSEFNCGLFSQNRTVFCWGDEVSSQVIRLIPRGMRFQKVSCGGYHVCGILEGVNSKTVCWGRSLDMEEEISLIPNQGQGGSVELAPNDPMLSVVGGKFHACGIKSYDHGVICWGLSLKTSTQVPKGIKVFEIAAGNYFTCGILAAKSLEPICWGVGFPTSLPLAVSPRTRKCFSETCPASYYEIEKDQQKGLVCKDSNSHLCVPCSGVCPDEMYEKSSCDLKSDILCEYNCSVCSSPECFSNCSSSSSYSNGDNGKKSERFWSMQLIVVVSEIVFVVFIVSVVSITAVMYVRYKLRDCECSTTALNSTKRLNIGSSVQKDNGRIRPDGEEFKIRRAQKFTYEELENATSGFKEESIVGKGSFSCVFKGVLKDGTVVAVKRAIMSPNMQKNSKEFHTELDLLSRLNHAHLLNLLGYCEEGGERLLVYEYMAHGSLHQHLHGKNKELKEQMDWIRRVTIAVQAARGIEYLHGYACPPVIHRDIKSSNILIDEEHNARVSDFGLSLLGPTDSSSPLAELPAGTLGYLDPEYYRLHYLTTKSDVYSFGVLLLEILSGRKAIDMQYEEGNIVQWSVPLIKSGDIASILDPCLKQPSDIEALKRIANVSCKCVRMRGKDRPSMDKVTTSLERALAMLMGSPCIDQPILPTEVVLGSNRMHKKTSQRSSNRSASETDVVEGEDQRFEFRAPSWITFPSVTSSQRRKSSESEGEVEVKIEGRNFVGGGDVLRSLEEEIGPASPQERLFLQHNF; this is encoded by the coding sequence ATGGGGTTCTCAAAAAAACAATTCTCAACCTACCTTTTGAATACTAtattatttaaggttgttgttttTTCATGGCTATGGTTACATGTTACAAGTCTTGGTTCCATGTCATCAATTGCTGTGTCTTATGGAGATAAAGGTTCAGCTTTCTGTGGCTTGAAATCAGATGGATCTCATACTGTGACATGTTATGGATTTAATTCGGCTATAGTTTATGGAACGCCGTCTCATTTTCCGTTTATTGGTTTAACTTCGGGCGATGGTTTTGTTTGCGGACTTTTGATGAGTTCGAATCAACCGTATTGTTGGGGGAGTAGTAGTCATATAGAAATGGGTGTGCCACAACCTATGGTTAAAGGAGCTCAGTATTTAGAAATCAGTGCTGGTGATTATCATGTCTGTGGATTGAGGAAGCCTTTGACAGGAAGATTCAGGAACATTTCTTTTGTTGATTGTTGGGGGTACAACATGACGAATAACTACGTGTTTGATGGACAGATTCAATCGATTTCGGCGGGTTCTGAGTTCAATTGTGGACTTTTTTCGCAGAATAGAACGGTTTTTTGTTGGGGTGATGAGGTTAGTAGTCAGGTTATTAGGTTGATTCCTCGCGGTATGAGGTTTCAGAAAGTGTCTTGTGGAGGGTATCATGTGTGTGGAATCTTGGAAGGTGTGAATTCTAAGACTGTTTGTTGGGGGAGGAGTTTGGATATGGAGGAAGAGATTTCATTGATTCCTAATCAAGGACAAGGTGGTAGTGTTGAGTTAGCACCAAATGACCCTATGCTTAGTGTTGTTGGAGGAAAGTTTCATGCTTGTGGAATTAAGAGCTATGATCATGGTGTAATTTGTTGGGGTTTGAGTTTGAAAACAAGCACACAAGTTCCTAAAGGGATTAAAGTGTTTGAAATTGCAGCTGGTAATTATTTTACATGCGGAATTCTCGCTGCGAAATCACTTGAACCTATTTGTTGGGGTGTTGGATTTCCAACTTCTCTACCTTTGGCTGTTTCACCAAGAACAAGAAAGTGTTTCTCTGAAACTTGTCCTGCAAGTTACTATGAAATCGAAAAGGATCAACAAAAGGGTCTAGTTTGTAAGGATTCAAATTCTCACCTTTGTGTTCCATGCAGTGGTGTTTGTCCTGATGAAATGTATGAGAAAAGTAGTTGTGATTTGAAATCTGATATATTGTGTGAATATAATTGTTCGGTTTGTTCTTCGCCTGAATGTTTCTCGAATTGTTCCTCCTCTTCTTCTTATTCCAATGGTGATAATGGGAAGAAAAGTGAAAGATTTTGGTCTATGCAGTTGATAGTTGTTGTTTCTGAGATAGTGTTTGTTGTTTTCATAGTTAGTGTTGTATCGATAACCGCGGTTATGTATGTTCGTTACAAACTGAGAGACTGCGAATGTTCAACAACAGCGTTAAACTCGACGAAGAGACTCAACATTGGTTCGTCGGTACAAAAGGATAACGGAAGGATTCGACCGGACGGGGAGGAGTTTAAGATAAGGAGAGCTCAGAAGTTCACCTATGAGGAACTTGAAAATGCAACTAGTGGATTCAAAGAAGAATCCATAGTAGGTAAAGGAAGTTTCTCTTGTGTGTTCAAAGGTGTTCTCAAAGATGGAACAGTTGTTGCTGTTAAAAGGGCTATTATGTCACCAAACATGCAGAAAAATTCGAAAGAGTTTCACACAGAACTCGACTTGCTATCTCGGTTGAATCATGCGCATTTGCTTAATTTATTAGGCTATTGCGAAGAAGGTGGCGAAAGACTACTTGTTTATGAGTACATGGCTCATGGATCATTGCATCAACACCTCCATGGCAAAAACAAAGAGTTGAAAGAGCAAATGGATTGGATCAGAAGGGTAACAATCGCGGTCCAAGCCGCGCGAGGTATCGAGTACTTACACGGCTATGCGTGTCCACCGGTTATCCATAGAGATATCAAATCTTCAAACATACTAATAGACGAAGAACACAATGCTCGAGTTTCGGATTTTGGTTTATCGTTGTTAGGTCCAACAGATAGTAGCTCCCCGTTGGCCGAGTTACCAGCGGGGACGCTCGGTTATCTCGACCCCGAATACTATAGACTTCACTACCTCACAACAAAGTCAGATGTCTATAGCTTTGGTGTCCTACTATTAGAAATCCTAAGTGGTAGAAAAGCTATTGATATGCAATATGAAGAAGGTAACATTGTTCAATGGTCGGTACCGTTAATAAAATCGGGCGACATAGCTTCGATCTTAGACCCTTGTTTGAAACAGCCTTCTGATATTGAAGCATTGAAAAGGATAGCAAATGTTTCTTGTAAATGTGTAAGAATGAGAGGCAAAGATAGGCCTTCAATGGACAAAGTAACAACAAGTTTGGAAAGAGCATTAGCAATGTTAATGGGAAGCCCTTGTATTGATCAACCAATTCTACCAACAGAAGTTGTTTTAGGAAGTAATAGAATGCATAAGAAAACATCTCAAAGATCGTCGAACCGGTCGGCTTCAGAAACCGACGTGGTCGAAGGCGAAGATCAAAGGTTCGAGTTTAGAGCACCTTCTTGGATAACTTTTCCAAGTGTGACATCTTCTCAAAGGAGAAAATCCTCAGAGTCAGAAGGGGAAGTTGAAGTGAAGATTGAAGGGAGAAACTTTGTTGGTGGTGGTGATGTTTTGAGAAGCCTTGAAGAAGAGATTGGTCCTGCTTCTCCTCAAGAGAGACTCTTCTTGCAACATAACTTTTGA
- the LOC131621750 gene encoding protein FAR1-RELATED SEQUENCE 2-like gives MCFLGFMSATLTLEFEIDDSSNGDAVGNVTTGEVSSSIADKDKIVCSSFDPTDEQDQDDNMTQDSSGVDQIPLAIPALSVVRTVDEPYMGQEFVSEAEAHAFYNAYATRVGFVIRVSKLSRSRRDGSVIGRALVCNKEGFRMPDKREKIVRQRAETRVGCRAMIMVRKLNSGLWSITKFVKEHTHALTPGRGRRDFVYEQYPSGHDRVRELSQQLALEKKRSATYKRSLELLYEYIEEHNESVTRKIQHIVESVKEMEANEQENPR, from the exons ATGTGCTTCTTAGGTTTCATGTCAGCAACTTTGACTT TGGAGTTTGAGATTGATGACTCCAGTAATGGTGATGCAGTAGGAAATGTTACTACTGGAGAGGTTAGCAGTAGCATAGCTGACAAAGACAAAATTGTCTGCAGTTCTTTCGATCCAACTGATGAACAGGATCAAGATGATAATATGACTCAAGATTCTTCTGGAGTGGACCAAATCCCGTTAGCGATTCCTGCATTATCGGTTGTGAGAACAGTTGATGAACCCTATATGGGTCAAGAGTTTGTATCGGAGGCTGAAGCACATGCGTTTTATAATGCATATGCTACACGTGTTGGATTTGTCATTCGTGTAAGTAAGCTCTCGAGGTCAAGGCGTGATGGGTCTGTTATCGGACGGGCTCTTGTTTGCAACAAAGAAGGTTTCAGAATGCCTGATAAGCGGGAAAAGATTGTAAGGCAGAGGGCAGAAACAAGGGTTGGTTGCAGGGCAATGATTATGGTGAGGAAATTAAATTCTGGTCTATGGTCTATAACAAAGTTTGTAAAGGAGCATACACATGCTCTGACACCTGGAAGAGGCAGAAGGGACTTTGTTTATGAGCAATATCCG AGTGGACATGACAGAGTTCGAGAACTCTCTCAGCAGTTGGCTCTAGAGAAAAAACGATCTGCAACCTATAAAAGGAGTCTTGAATTATTATATGAGTACATCGAAGAGCACAATGAATCCGTCACGAGGAAGATACAGCACATAGTAGAGAGTGTGAAGGAGATGGAAGCCAACGAACAAGAGAATCCTAGATAG
- the LOC131621807 gene encoding uncharacterized protein LOC131621807, which yields MASSIGATRSCEFRSQCRCGLEAPLMTSWTDSNPGRRFFGCGMYKVQGRKRCSHFVWYDDELSSRAKEIIYSLQKKLEHERARLDEANTKVAEMKTKLNAMNLLMKFSVSMTLVMAVGLVMLNVMK from the exons ATGGCGAGTAGTATCGGGGCTACACGTTCATGTGAGTTTCGAAGCCAGTGCAGGTGTGGGCTTGAAGCTCCATTGATGACCTCATGGACTGATTCGAACCCAGGCAGACGTTTTTTTGGGTGTGGGATGTACAAG GTACAGGGGCGTAAAAGGTGTAGCCACTTTGTTTGGTACGACGATGAACTCTCATCAAGGGCCAAGGAAATTATCTACTCCCTGCAGAAAAAATTGGAGCATGAAAGGGCTAGATTGGATGAAGCTAATACAAAAGTAGCAGAAATGAAGACGAAGTTGAATGCAATGAACTTATTGATGAAATTCTCAGTTTCCATGACATTAGTTATGGCAGTAGGACTTGTGATGCTTAATGTAATGAAGTAG